The Bos indicus x Bos taurus breed Angus x Brahman F1 hybrid chromosome 11, Bos_hybrid_MaternalHap_v2.0, whole genome shotgun sequence sequence GACGCTCCTCACCAGCACAGAGACCACCTCTCCCGTGGGGACACCGGCGGCCGGGCTCTGCCCCGCGGCTCCCACTCGGTCCCGAGGAGACGCGGGGCACAGGTGTGCGCGTCACCCACCGTGGCAGGGTTCGTCCCGGGGAACCCGAGCTGCTCCCCAGGGAGCGACCCTGGAGCAGGCGGGGAGCCCCTCGCCCTGATTAAAGGTGTGTTTCCTCAAGCGAGTCGCTACCAACAGGAGCGCCAGGCAGGCCTGGAGGCGCCCGATGGGAGGGCCTGGGAGAGGGAGAAACAGGCGTCGTGGGGGACTGGGGGACAGGACATCCTTGGCTGTGCTGCCCGGGTGAGGCCaaggccggggccggggccggtcAGCTGGTCGGCTCCGGAAGGCGCTGCGGGGGCCTGGCGCCCACCCGGCCTCATCGTGGCTTCGTGTTTCAGCCTCAGCAGCCCCGTCCAGGCTCTGCGCCCCCCCAAGGACAGTGTCCCCCAGCCTCACCTGAGCTGCTAGGCctgcctcccccttccctggggagtcccctctgccctcccctgtgTCTCCTTCGGCTGGCCCTGCAGGCTCAGCAGTCCACAGCCCCTGCCCCCTTCTCTACCCTCTGCCAGGGCCTCAGTCCTTCCCAAGCACTACTAGAGTGGGCCCTAGGGCCTCGGGAGACCCAAAAGTCCAGGAGATCGGAAGGGTTGGAACAAGaaagtggaggaaggagaaaggtcAGCGGAGTTGAGAGTCACGGGGGCCTGCTGGGGGCAGCTGATCCCAGGGCAACCCACATCGCTGGTCAGGGGAGAGGCCACTTTAGGGCTGGACAGTGCTTCCCAGGGAGTCCCTGGCAACGGGGGACCCATGTCCAGTCAGTGAGGTCACAGAGCCCTGTGATGTCCCTAGGGGAGGGGAGCCAGAGACCCTGATAATGAATTTTGACCAGAAGGCGGTGAAATTCCTGGCAAATTTTCACATCAATGGAGGCAGACACTGGACCCATGGCTCCCTGAAGCAGAAGCCACCTGTGACTTCCCAGTAACTGCCCGCGCGGTGGGCTGGCTGGGGGGCAGTGGCCTGGCTGGCCCTCAGGCTGCGTGGATGGTGGCTGCTCGTGTCTCTCGCAGGCTCAATGCTGCTGTGCTGTTGTCGGGCCTGGAACTAGGGCTGGGGGCCACCTGGGAGGAGATGTGGCCCCCAGCAGTGCAGGAGCTCCAGGTGGGGCTCAGGACACAAACCAGCCCCCTCCAGGAGCCCCTCACTCGGAACCTGAGGGGGCTGTGTGAGTGAGGGCTCGGGCTCCCCAGCCCCGGGCTGGTCGGGGCAGCAGGCGGGGCGGGTGGGGGCCGCTGGGAGGACCCAGGCCCAGGGCTTGTCCCGCCAGTGCTGGAGCAACGCCCGCCCATCGTGACCGACCTGCATGTTCCCGGCCCCACCAAGTATCAGGTGCCAGATGCGTCGCTGCGAGAGTCCTCCCCGCACCCCCACTTCAGCATCGGCCGCAGGCACCCCACCCATGGTGCgtgcccctccccacaccccctcaCCTGGAGAGGGACCCTGGCCACAGGCACCCCTGTGACCCTGTGCCCACTGCAGAAGGCGGAGGCCGCAGGGCGTGGCAGACTGTGTGGTTCCAGAGTGAAAGCCCCTTCACCCAGAAAACTGACTTCAACCGAGAGCAGAAGGTGGGGCCAGCCTGCAGGTCCTGGGTGGGGTGGGCCCCCCGAGGGGCAGGCCTGCAGCAGCCGCGTCTCCCCACAGTGGCCATCGCCTGCCGACTACCAGCTGCCCAGCCCGCCTGCCTGCCCAGCCTTCAGCTTCAGGGCCCGCCCTGCCTCCAGGCCGCCTGAGGCCCGAGCCCGCCAGGGGGTGCTGCAGGGCGGGCGCGCAGGGCCCCGGGCCCAGCCCCTCCTGCAGGCCCCTCCGCCCACAGGGGACGAGACGGGGCCTGGCCCCAGCACCTACAACATCCTTCCGGGCTGCCGTCTGAAGGGCCCGTGCCCAACCGCCTTCTCCATGGGCCGCTCGCCCCTGCTGGCCTCCTGGGTGGGCTCCTGTAaggtggggggaggcggggggcgggAGGGGTGGACCTGGGCGGCACAGGTGGGCACAGTGACTGCACCCGCCTCCCCTCTGCAGCCTGCACCCCAGGCCCGGCCGCCTACGACGTGGAGGACTGCTACAGCTCACGGTTCCCCTCGGCACCCGGGGTGGCCATCCAAGGCGTGCGGAGGCCCAAGCGCCACAACACTGGCCCCTTCtgtgcgctctagagcctgcggGGTGCACCCGGCCTGCCGGGTCAGCACATGAAACCCTGCCCCCCGGGGGCCTTGCTGGGCCTCCCTCTGGAActcagtgccccccacccccggcctggCCTTCTGACTCTCTGGGCACGTCTGACCCACCCTCCTGACCAGCCAACCCCTCTGAGCTGTGGACGAGGAGGGCCCACCCTCTTGCTATATACCGAGGTGCTGTTGGTTCGTCCGAGTTGTGTGTGCTTGGAGACCGCTGGCCCTTCCTGAGCCGTCCTGCAGAGTGGCCCACGGCTGACCTGCTGCGTCTGCTGTCCCCTGGCCaggtccccttctctttcccttcaGTGCTCTCTTCTCTAGAGTGGCTGGTGTGGCAGCCTGAGCCTGCCTGGCCTGGGGCAGGGTGGGACGGGGCCCTGTGGGCCATGCGGATGCCCCCACCTAGCTGTGCCAGCCAGTGGAGGGGTCCAGCTGCTGGACTCCCTAAGGGTTGGGCCGCTTGCCGAGCTGAGGAGCCAactgttggggtgggggtgggagtcagCTGCCATCCTGAGGTGGGGTCAGCCTGCTCCCCATCCAGGTAAGGCCCAGAGGACCTGCTCGTTAGGGCCTGGCTCCACTTCTCCTTGCAGCTGCCCAAAGACCCTGTGAGCTCAGCTAGGGTCGTGCAGGCCAGGCTGCAGCC is a genomic window containing:
- the STPG3 gene encoding protein STPG3 isoform X1 codes for the protein MNFDQKAVKFLANFHINGGRHWTHGSLKQKPPVTSQLNAAVLLSGLELGLGATWEEMWPPAVQELQVGLRTQTSPLQEPLTRNLRGLLLEQRPPIVTDLHVPGPTKYQVPDASLRESSPHPHFSIGRRHPTHEGGGRRAWQTVWFQSESPFTQKTDFNREQKWPSPADYQLPSPPACPAFSFRARPASRPPEARARQGVLQGGRAGPRAQPLLQAPPPTGDETGPGPSTYNILPGCRLKGPCPTAFSMGRSPLLASWVGSSCTPGPAAYDVEDCYSSRFPSAPGVAIQGVRRPKRHNTGPFCAL
- the STPG3 gene encoding protein STPG3 isoform X2 gives rise to the protein MNFDQKAVKFLANFHINGGRHWTHGSLKQKPPVTSQLNAAVLLSGLELGLGATWEEMWPPAVQELQVGLRTQTSPLQEPLTRNLRGLLLEQRPPIVTDLHVPGPTKYQVPDASLRESSPHPHFSIGRRHPTHEGGGRRAWQTVWFQSESPFTQKTDFNREQKPLLQAPPPTGDETGPGPSTYNILPGCRLKGPCPTAFSMGRSPLLASWVGSSCTPGPAAYDVEDCYSSRFPSAPGVAIQGVRRPKRHNTGPFCAL